Proteins encoded within one genomic window of Parolsenella massiliensis:
- a CDS encoding YkoF family thiamine/hydroxymethylpyrimidine-binding protein, with protein sequence MSDTCCEGCNRPDLPWAGRGTDLPISGCRFTLYPMCDNFIDVILGGLGRVDTSAVWSETDALSTVYRGKLPYVMDAVAALFASAWTEGVHMAIEGQVSKGCPGDVSGDSMLAYEGEAPNHAIVEAATQPCLCKLALYPMGVGDYIDDIAKVWRMAEERGLNPTTIHYATRIEGSIKDVFTYLTDVCQLMEDTESVHHYVLHFTINVNSPTVE encoded by the coding sequence ATGTCCGACACTTGCTGCGAGGGCTGCAACAGGCCCGACCTTCCCTGGGCCGGCCGCGGCACCGACCTGCCGATTTCCGGCTGCCGCTTCACGCTCTATCCCATGTGCGACAACTTCATCGACGTCATTCTCGGCGGCCTTGGGCGCGTTGACACGTCTGCCGTCTGGAGCGAGACGGACGCGCTGTCGACGGTCTACCGAGGCAAGCTGCCCTACGTGATGGACGCCGTGGCCGCGCTGTTCGCGAGCGCCTGGACCGAGGGCGTCCACATGGCCATCGAGGGCCAGGTCTCCAAGGGCTGCCCGGGCGACGTCTCTGGCGACTCCATGCTCGCCTATGAGGGCGAGGCGCCCAACCACGCCATCGTCGAGGCCGCCACGCAGCCGTGCCTGTGCAAGCTGGCGCTGTACCCCATGGGCGTGGGCGACTACATCGACGACATCGCCAAGGTCTGGCGCATGGCCGAGGAGCGCGGTCTCAACCCCACCACGATCCACTACGCCACGCGCATCGAGGGCTCCATCAAGGACGTCTTCACCTACCTCACCGACGTCTGCCAGCTCATGGAGGACACCGAGAGCGTCCACCACTACGTGCTGCACTTCACGATCAACGTCAACAGCCCCACGGTCGAGTAG
- a CDS encoding 6-phosphofructokinase, giving the protein MFRFGLLTSGGDCQALNATMRGIAKTIYRNAQDKVEAYGFEDGYQGLIYGRYRKMEWGNFSGLLTLGGTILGTSRTPFKLLDTPEADGVDKVPAMVKTYRKLKLDCLFVLGGNGSTKTANRLREEGLNVIALPKTIDNDTWGTDMTFGFPSAVDIATKCIDDLHTTANSHRRVFVVEIMGHKVGWIPLYAGIAGGADVILIPEIPYDMDKVVETIKRRDEAGGRFSIVVVAEGAISKEEAAMKKKDYKKKVAARVQPSVAYDIAGEIAKRIDHEIRVAVPGHTQRGGEPSAQDRIFATQCGVEAARGALAGEFGYMIAQRDGHMARIPLEQVAGKLKYVDPNGELVQEAKLLGISFGDE; this is encoded by the coding sequence ATGTTCAGATTCGGCCTGCTCACGAGCGGCGGCGACTGCCAGGCGCTCAACGCAACCATGCGCGGCATCGCCAAGACCATCTACCGCAATGCGCAAGACAAGGTCGAGGCATATGGCTTCGAGGACGGCTACCAGGGCCTCATCTACGGCCGCTACCGCAAGATGGAGTGGGGCAACTTCTCGGGCCTGCTCACGCTGGGCGGCACGATCCTGGGCACGAGCCGCACGCCGTTCAAGCTGCTCGACACGCCCGAGGCAGACGGCGTGGACAAGGTCCCCGCCATGGTCAAGACCTACCGCAAGCTTAAGCTCGACTGCCTGTTCGTGCTGGGCGGCAACGGCTCCACCAAGACGGCGAACCGCCTGCGCGAGGAGGGCCTCAACGTCATCGCACTGCCCAAGACAATCGACAACGACACGTGGGGCACCGACATGACGTTTGGCTTCCCGAGCGCCGTCGACATCGCCACGAAGTGCATCGACGACCTGCACACCACGGCCAACAGCCACCGCCGCGTCTTCGTGGTGGAGATCATGGGCCACAAGGTGGGCTGGATTCCGCTGTACGCGGGCATCGCCGGCGGGGCCGACGTCATCCTCATCCCCGAGATTCCCTATGACATGGACAAGGTCGTCGAGACGATCAAGCGCCGCGACGAGGCGGGCGGGCGCTTCTCGATCGTCGTGGTGGCAGAGGGCGCCATCTCCAAGGAGGAGGCGGCCATGAAGAAGAAGGACTACAAGAAGAAGGTGGCCGCGCGCGTGCAGCCCTCCGTGGCCTACGACATCGCCGGAGAGATCGCCAAGCGCATCGACCACGAGATTCGTGTGGCGGTGCCCGGCCACACGCAGCGCGGCGGCGAGCCGAGTGCGCAGGACCGCATCTTTGCCACCCAGTGCGGCGTCGAGGCCGCTCGCGGCGCGCTGGCCGGCGAGTTTGGCTACATGATCGCCCAGCGTGACGGCCACATGGCCCGCATCCCGCTCGAGCAGGTCGCCGGCAAGCTCAAGTACGTGGACCCCAACGGCGAGCTCGTCCAGGAGGCAAAGCTTCTGGGCATCTCCTTCGGCGACGAATAG
- a CDS encoding M18 family aminopeptidase, with protein sequence MGIAAKTTAGDVALAEELVSFIQKSPSMFHSAAAIRSYLDEAGFTYLPETGAWDVRAGGSYYTCRNNSTVIAWKVGARLGEEDSSYHFQLAASHSDSPTFKLKNAAEMEGPESYLRLDTEAYGGMIDYTWFDKPLSLAGRVLVREGSRIESRLVSLDRDVAMIPSLPIHLDRSVNEKFSPNRASDLCPIMSAGDCTAGTVDALVAEHLGIEPEQIVARDLFLVNRQRACVWGAASEFVSSPKLDDLACAFTSLKAFIASDNERDVSVYCCFDNEEVGSNTKQGAMSTVLADTLCRLNAALGHTTDELHQAIAKSMLVSCDNAHAVHPNQAGKYDSANRCRLNGGLVVKEAANQKYCTDAFSRAVFQAVCADADVPVQAFANRSDMAGGSTLGNLSNTQVSMHAVDVGLPQLAMHSSFETGGTRDVALAIAALTAFYNADLRIDGADGAMLA encoded by the coding sequence ATGGGCATCGCAGCCAAGACCACCGCCGGCGACGTCGCGCTCGCCGAGGAGCTCGTGAGCTTCATCCAGAAGAGCCCGAGCATGTTCCACTCCGCCGCCGCCATCCGCTCCTACCTGGACGAGGCCGGCTTCACCTATCTGCCCGAGACGGGCGCGTGGGACGTCCGCGCGGGCGGCAGCTACTACACGTGCCGCAACAACTCCACCGTCATCGCCTGGAAGGTGGGTGCGCGTCTGGGCGAGGAGGACTCGAGCTACCACTTCCAGCTCGCCGCCTCGCACTCCGACTCGCCCACGTTCAAGCTCAAGAACGCCGCCGAGATGGAGGGTCCCGAGTCCTACCTGCGCCTGGACACCGAGGCCTACGGCGGCATGATCGACTACACGTGGTTCGACAAGCCCCTGTCGCTCGCCGGTCGCGTTCTGGTGCGCGAAGGCTCGCGCATCGAGAGCCGCCTCGTGTCACTCGATCGTGACGTCGCGATGATCCCGAGCCTGCCCATCCACCTCGACCGCTCGGTGAACGAGAAGTTCTCGCCCAACCGTGCGAGCGACCTGTGCCCCATCATGTCCGCCGGCGACTGCACGGCCGGCACGGTCGACGCGCTCGTGGCCGAGCACCTCGGCATCGAGCCCGAGCAGATCGTGGCCCGCGACCTGTTCCTCGTGAACCGTCAGCGCGCCTGCGTGTGGGGCGCCGCCAGCGAGTTCGTCTCCTCACCCAAGCTCGATGACCTCGCCTGCGCGTTCACGTCGCTCAAGGCGTTCATCGCCAGCGACAACGAGCGCGACGTGAGCGTCTACTGCTGCTTCGACAACGAGGAGGTTGGCTCGAACACCAAGCAGGGCGCCATGTCCACCGTGCTCGCCGACACGCTCTGCCGCCTGAACGCCGCCCTTGGCCACACCACCGACGAGCTGCACCAGGCCATCGCCAAGTCCATGCTCGTGAGCTGCGACAACGCGCATGCCGTGCACCCCAACCAGGCCGGCAAGTACGACTCCGCCAACCGCTGTCGCCTGAACGGCGGCCTCGTGGTGAAGGAGGCCGCGAACCAGAAGTACTGCACGGACGCCTTCAGCCGCGCCGTGTTCCAGGCCGTGTGCGCCGACGCCGACGTGCCGGTGCAGGCGTTTGCCAACCGCAGCGACATGGCGGGCGGCTCCACGCTGGGCAACCTGTCGAACACGCAGGTGAGCATGCACGCCGTTGACGTGGGCCTGCCGCAGCTTGCCATGCACTCGAGCTTCGAGACGGGCGGCACGCGTGACGTGGCGCTTGCCATCGCGGCGCTCACGGCCTTCTACAACGCAGATCTTCGCATCGACGGTGCCGATGGCGCCATGCTGGCGTAA